A single genomic interval of Helicoverpa zea isolate HzStark_Cry1AcR chromosome 19, ilHelZeax1.1, whole genome shotgun sequence harbors:
- the LOC124639898 gene encoding uncharacterized protein LOC124639898 encodes MATYVQVLLPLLYVVLSEAQLIHHSYFNNPGLHHQEPYDNVVKNRHHNAWFHHFVETDEPPYHSGSNERNDDYGHFDPFFHKDPFFYGNAWGHIGMPEISNTYNPNAGYNSHRHEPSHVSSEEKRPEDHNDSNREKPEEKPEEKPKDLPHVDKPEDKEKENKIKEEIKNNSEILPPKTNEIKKKDDNKDKKDKPIDLDKKKDYLLVGQGNNGNNLYLLHENVPNPSTVVIPNGNQAGSNIIYVPLNPGQTNNPVYQLVSGQTAPAGSTNIPITQDKLGVNGYNNGVQNPAQSTGDYAASIYQNPNPSYVTIYSNGQLIQIPGVVVNQQANNAPVQNGNTQGTSYVVANTVPNNMQNVATVQNPNVIYATIPNQGSNGPIYVQMPNCMSGCSETAQNPVQGVSNGANFVPNNVVYQLNPTSQVGVSNNYAQQMVAPPPQGSIAVTIPNQGVALSNQNVPSPTYQTITMPANSGSNGYNQPIVMNQVQVPNQGISNVQPAQIGVQMPVPDGSSSYNQPAVSNQRQDANAPNQGVLSNQNNALQAVEVPNNNGYNQPMETNANPVMNVESRDEVPNSQNEQGQPQVPNQVDQGATNVVGNLGEVVQPENAQPLVPPTSIILDSSNLSALGAQPAIMISGFKDKGKKESKKDKNDTAEKKDKKDKSKKKDKKPKDGEKVKDGDKPKDAKPFTNKKKR; translated from the coding sequence CGAGGCACAGTTGATTCATCACTCTTACTTCAACAACCCAGGATTACATCACCAGGAACCATATGACAATGTTGTAAAAAACCGGCATCACAATGCGTGGTTTCACCACTTTGTGGAAACTGATGAACCTCCGTACCATTCAGGCAGCAATGAAAGAAATGATGACTATGGGCATTTTGACCCATTCTTCCACAAGGATCCATTCTTTTATGGCAATGCTTGGGGACATATTGGAATGCCAGAAATAAGCAACACATATAATCCAAATGCTGGTTATAATTCGCATAGACATGAACCATCTCATGTAAGTTCAGAAGAGAAACGGCCGGAGGACCACAACGATTCAAACCGTGAAAAGCCGGAGGAAAAACCTGAAGAGAAACCCAAAGACTTACCGCACGTAGATAAGCCAGaagataaagaaaaagaaaacaaaataaaagaagaaattaAAAACAACTCTGAGATATTACCTCCAAAAACTAATGAAATCAAGAAAAAAGATGACAATAAAGATAAGAAAGACAAACCAATAGACCTCGACAAAAAGAAGGATTATCTACTTGTAGGACAAGGCAATAATGGAAATAATCTTTACTTATTACACGAAAATGTGCCTAACCCGAGCACGGTTGTTATACCCAATGGCAATCAAGCTGGAAGCAACATCATATACGTACCACTCAATCCAGGACAAACTAACAATCCGGTTTATCAACTTGTAAGCGGTCAAACTGCTCCTGCTGGGTCTACAAATATACCAATTACACAAGATAAGTTAGGAGTAAATGGTTACAACAATGGTGTTCAGAACCCTGCACAATCTACTGGGGATTATGCAGCTtctatttatcaaaatcctAATCCTAGTTATGTAACTATTTATTCGAACGGACAATTGATTCAAATACCTGGTGTTGTGGTGAATCAACAGGCTAATAATGCACCTGTACAAAATGGAAATACACAAGGAACTAGTTATGTAGTTGCAAATACGGTCCCGAATAATATGCAAAATGTAGCAACTGTCCAAAACCCCAATGTGATCTATGCTACTATCCCAAATCAAGGATCGAATGGTCCAATCTATGTTCAAATGCCTAATTGTATGAGTGGATGTTCTGAGACTGCCCAGAATCCAGTTCAAGGAGTGAGTAACGGAGCTAATTTTGTACCAAACAATGTGGTCTATCAGCTAAATCCTACTTCTCAAGTTGGCGTGTCAAATAATTATGCTCAGCAAATGGTGGCTCCTCCTCCGCAGGGTTCAATAGCAGTAACTATTCCAAATCAAGGCGTTGCCCTTAGTAACCAGAATGTGCCTTCTCCAACTTATCAAACAATTACAATGCCAGCCAACAGTGGCTCTAATGGATACAATCAGCCAATAGTTATGAATCAAGTTCAAGTACCAAATCAAGGAATATCAAATGTCCAACCTGCACAAATTGGTGTTCAAATGCCAGTACCTGATGGAAGTAGCAGTTACAACCAACCAGCTGTGTCAAATCAAAGACAAGACGCCAATGCACCCAACCAAGGAGTTTTGAGCAACCAAAACAATGCATTACAAGCAGTTGAAGTACCAAACAATAATGGGTACAATCAGCCTATGGAAACAAATGCCAATCCAGTCATGAATGTAGAAAGCCGGGATGAGGTACCTAACAGCCAAAATGAACAAGGACAGCCTCAGGTTCCTAATCAAGTGGACCAAGGAGCTACGAACGTTGTTGGTAACTTAGGTGAAGTTGTTCAACCTGAAAATGCACAACCTCTTGTACCacctacctctattattttagaCAGTAGCAACTTATCCGCCTTAGGAGCACAGCCAGCGATCATGATCTCTGGCTTCAAAGATAAGGGTAAGAAAGAAagtaaaaaggataaaaatgataCTGCGGAGAAGAAGGACAAAAAAGACAAAAGTAAGAAGAAAGATAAGAAGCCTAAAGATGGAGAGAAAGTGAAGGACGGAGACAAACCCAAAGATGCTAAACCTTTTACAAATAAGAAAAAGCGCTAA